The genomic segment ccaccgCCACCGCCTTTACCCGAGTCCTTGTCGATGAACAAAGGCCCCTCCAATCACGATTTAGTTACTCCTCCAGCTCCACCTTTACCAAATGGTCTtctttcttcctcctcaGTGTCTATCAATCCAACGACAACCGATTTAAAACCACCTCCAACTGAAAAGCGATTGAAGCAAATCCACTGGGATAAGGTGGAGGATATCAAAGACACACTTTGGGAAGACACGTTTCAACGCCAAGAAACAATCAAAGAATTACAAACTGATGGTATATTCTCTCAGattgaagatatttttaAGATGAAAAGTCCGACTAAGATTGCAAATAAAAGGAACGCAGAATCCTCAATTGCCTTGTCTTCAAACAATGGCAAGTCTTCCAATGagctgaagaaaatttcattcttATCAAGAGATTTGGCTCAGCAATTTGGTATTAATTTACACATGTTTTCCCAATTATCTGATATGGAATTTGTTATGAAAGTATTGAACTGTGATAACGACATTGTCCAAAATGTTAACAtactgaaatttttttgtaaagaaGAGTTAGTAAATATACCAAAAAGTATGCTTAATAAGTACGAGCCATATTCACAGGGTAAGGATGGTAAAGCAGTAAGTGACTTACAAAGAGCTGAcagaatatttttggaGTTGTGTATCAATTTAAGATTTTATTGGAATGCAAGATCAAAGAGTCTGCTGACATTGTCAACATACGAGAGAGATTATTACGATTTGATTTTCAAgttacaaaaaattgatgatgcAATTTCACACTTAAATCGTTCACCTAAATTTAAAAGTTTGATGTTTATTATCACGGAAATAGGCAATCATATGAATAAAAGAATTGTTAAGGGTATCAAATTGAAGTCATTGACTAAACTTGCCTTTGTCAGATCCAGTATTGATCAAAATGTATCATTTTTGcattttattgaaaaagtcataagaataaaatatcCTGATATATACGGTTTTGTGGATGATTTGAAGAACATTGAAGATTTAGGTAAAATCTCACTAGAACACGTTGAATCAGAGTGTCATGAatttcataaaaaaattgaggaTTTAGTTACTCAGTTTCAAGTAGGAAAGCTATCCAAAGAGGAGAACTTAGACCCCAGAGatcaaattattaaaaaggTCAAGTTTAAGATTAATCGGGCCAAAACAAAAAGTGAATTATTGATTGGTCAATGTAAATTAACTTTAATAGATTTGAATAAACTGATGAAATATTACGGTGAAGATCCCAAAGATAAAGAGAGTAAAAACGAATTTTTCCAACcctttattgaatttttagCCATGTTTAAGAAATGTGCCAAGGAAAACATTGAAAAGGAGGAAATGGAAAGAGTGTACGAACAAAGGAAGAGCTTGTTAGATATGAGGACAAGCAGtaataagaaaagcaaTGGAAGTGATGAAAACGATGGTGAAAAAGTAAACAGGGATGCTGTTGATCTACTCATATCTAAATTACGCGAAGTAAAGAAGGATCCAGAACCTctaagaagaagaaagagtACAAAACTCAATGAAATAGCCATTAACGTACATGAAGGAGATGTAAAAACGAGAAAGGATGAAGATCACGTTTTACTAGAGAGAACGCATGCTATGCTGAACgatattcaaaatatataGTGAAGACTTAGTATTTTATGTAGTTGTGGAGCTTatataaagaaatggaCAATATTCGCAATCGCTTCTCAAAAGGGAAATATTTTCCCTTTTCGGGCGGTGGTCGTGTTGACAAATTTCCTAGTTAAGAACTAAGATTTGGAGATGGACAGATTCATTaataaatttcaaaataagCACAGAAAGCATCGAATTTTTAGCTCAAAACAATCTACTTTTCAATCATCAAAACAGACTATTGAATAAAGATGGGCAATGTGTCTGTGGCAGTGGGAACGGCAGTTGGGATTCCAATTGCTGTGGGCGTAATAATAGCCCTGATATTTTGGTGTAAATTACAACGACGttacaaaaaagaagagattaGAGATGCTGATTTGGAGAAGATGGTAATGGAAGAAGTGGCAGTGTCGGTATATGATGGTTTTAAAGCCGAAATTAACAGCTCAAGTGAAGCTTCCACGATAAACGAAAAGGAAGCAAACCAGGATCTTAAACCCTGCCAAGAAAAAACCGCCAAGGCAGGGTACACACCAGCATACAGAAGGCAATTGAACGCTAGTATGGGGACTTTGCGTCCAAAAAAGCAGAGCACTGCATATACCAATGTCCCCGTCATTTTCAGCGGCGAAAAGGTGAATTATGGGATGGTCAGAGATCCTTCCTATAGTTTTATGTATCCACTGACGCTATCGCGCAAAGAAACGAGTAGTTTGAGATCAGCTTCTACGTCAAACTTGTCATCGAGCACAGAAAATACTGCGTTACACGAAGAAATAAAACTGGATGACCCATATGAAAACGATTTTACGAATTATACTGTCAACAAGAGAGAATTTATTGACAGCTTACGGCCACACTAATATATATGcatatagatatataaaCGTACCTACATAGTTTTGCATTTGTATAGATACCCAGACCACTTGTAATaacgataaaaataaaataataataaaggaTATTTACAGACAAATAGCACCATACTTGCTATTAAATTGGTGTCTTGGTATTTTCAGCTAGCAAATCGATCTTTTGGCCAGCGGCAGTGACGCTCCATTCATGAATCAAAAACTCTTCGTCGTGAGTGTTCCTATCGGCAACCAGTCTAACGGTTCCAGTAACGTTTTTGTCCCCCTTGATATAAAACGTAATGTTAATCCTACCCTTCACAGAGTTCAGTTCACCGTAGACCCAAGGGATGATACCATCAAATTCTATGCTCTCACCCAGTATGTTTTTAGTTGCTGGAGACCGTCTTATATAATACAGCGTGTTGGAGATAATGGGGGACTCCGTCTTTTCATAGTTGAAGATCAAAGATAGTGCGGACCCAATGGCCAcagaaaacaacaaaaatcCAGCTATTCGCTTTCTCCTCTCCGTGGTTGGGTCAGGCAATTCTCTGTCAATTCTCAATGGCCTGTTCTTGTCTTTCAAAACGATCTTGGCCTCATCTTCAGCGACACTATTATTGAATCTAGCGCTGGTAGAGAATGAGTGCAGCAAGGAACCACGCACTAGCACAGCCTTAGCTGCAGAAGGTGTCACTTTCGGCAACCCTTTAGTTACTAGTCTTAACATCATGTATAGTCTGTTTTatcttttacttttatgTCGTGGACTGGTACGGAGAGAAAGATCGAACTGTTTTAAAACTGGGATTAAAATGACAAGAAGGCGCTTTCTTTCTCTCCACAATGAtcaaaacaagaacaagcAAAACGCAAAGAGATGACATTAGTAAGTACCCAAATGAGCTACTAACAACGCATCCGGTAATACTAACAAGAGAAATTGGTTAGGTAGGGAAACTAGTACACATATCCATAGATTTGGTCTTGGTATCAACGTGCCTCGCGGGGATTAAACGCAATACAGGTTTGACGCCTAAACTGGAGACTCTGGACAATCAGACTATGAGAAACTACATGAAGCGGTACTTGAACTTGGGAGAGTCTGTATACGACTATTCTGTTGCCACTTGTGGCTCCTCGACGTATTTCGCTAGGAAATAGGTACGTTTATATTCTATATATGTTGATAATATTTTGTATAACGGCACCCAGCCGGGGGCCAAAATTAATAACCGCAACTTAAAGAGCTATCGCTATCGATTACGCATAGAACTTTAAATGCTAGACGATGATAAGGGCACGGCCATGCATCCACATATAACGCCGTTCACGCCTGAGTACTCAAATGAATTACTGCGAAGGGTCCAGGACCTGTACCACGAAGATATCAAGCACTACTATCCGCAGCTAAAACTGGAGAAGCTGCTGGACCTTCTGGAGCATACAGAGTACCTATTCGAGTTATATCTAGATTCAATCCATCACGATAGGCCCAACGATGCACTGACAGCGTTTATCATTGGATGCTACTACGTGTTCTTAATTATTCCACAATCTTTGCAGTTCCAAACACGAAACAAGTCCTACAGCATCTATACAGATCTAAAAAAGATGTATGAGAATGAAATGAACATGACCAATGTTGTGCTTATGgtgaagaaagaaatcgGTGTGGTCCTAGATGAATCGGTTAAACACGGGGCCGGTATTGAGCACAGAATCACCAAGAAGAGGGCATTTTCAGTTCCAGCTGACGATCTTTCAGGTCAGGTAGCTTCACTATCACTTGACACCGCGGCACCGCAAGATCATGGCCTCAAAGGCACGTTTACTGAAGACGACGCAGAACAATCTTCACCTGTTTGGACAGCACCAAACTTAGAGCCCAACGACCAATTGAAACTGGCTTTATTGCCCGAAGTGATACCAACGCCAGCTTTTCGTGAGCCTGAAAGAAAGACAAGTGTTCCAGTGAGACCATCTGTTTTATTGGAAGATGTACCCTCCATATACCACGAGGATGACACTAGTTTCGCATCTTTGAACCCACCATTTCGAGAAATAACCGCAGATAGATCAGTAACTCATCGAAAGGATTCTTACCATTCTGTTTATATGGTGGATAGCGGCAACCTCAAGGAAGACAATGATGATCTGTTCAACGTTGAGAATGATGGCTTCATCCAGAGTTTGgatattttacaaaagCAGAGTATAATCACAGCACCAGAATTGTTTAGTATTTTATCGAATCGCGTTGAACGTGAAAAGGTTTTACTCATCGACTTGAGAATACCACAAAGATCTGCAATAAATCACATTGTGGCTCCGAACTTAGTGAATGTGGATCCAAACTTGTTGTGGGACAAGCAGACGAACACACCTATCTACAAGGATGACATATTGGAACATTTACTGAAGGAGAATGAGAATTTTATAAACCGTAATAAATTTGATTACATTGTTTACTATACTGATGTGAAGACCTTCATGACTATAAATTTTGATTAtgcatttatttttttttatttgatgCTGACTTCTCAGAAGACTCCTTTAACAACTGTACCTACTACCCTCTTAGGTGGGTACgaaaaatggaagaaaactcTGCATTCGTATGCCCAGGAGTATCATATCTCTATTGAAGATTACTTGTACAGACCTTACTCACAGAAGGCGCGCTTACAACAGgagcagcagcagcagcagcagcagccGGATTCTCAGGACTCTTTTTCCGCTAAGGAATCATCTACAAAAGTTCCTGAGCCTCCCTCCTGGAAGCCCCCTGACCTGCCTATAAGGTTAAGGAAACGTCCTCCACCTCCACCGCCTGTATCAATGCCCACAACCCCAGAAATTCCACCTCCTCTGCCCCCTAAGATAATGGTTCATTCACAAGTCAGTTCTATCTCTCGAAAGCCGCCAATACCAGCAAAGCAGCATGTCAAAAAGGAACAACTTAACTCCaatgaaattattcaaagaaaaagacagcACCAGCATCAGCATTACGACCAACAAATATTACAACCGCAAAGGGCGTACAATATTCCAACTATTGAACGCAGTCCAAACGTATACGTTTCGTTGTCCATCACGGGACTAAGAAATTTGGGCAATACATGTTACATTAATAGTATGATACAATGTCTATTCGCTGCGAAAACATTCCGGACACTCTTCATTTCATCCAAATATAAGAGCTATCTGCAACCAATAAGGAGCAACGGATCTCATTATTCTCCTAAACTTTCGAATTCACTAAGTATGCTCTTCAACAAGATGTATCTAAATGGTGGTTGCTCAGTTGTCCCAACAGGATTTCTCAAAGTTATCAATCAATTGCGTCCCGATTTGAAAATTCCTGATGACCAACAGGATACCCAAGAGTTCCTAATGATACTTTTAGACAGGTTACACGATGAACTTTCCGACCAACAGCATGTAGCGAACGATTATCCGAATTTATTATTGTATAATGCAGATGCCCTAAAGGTTTCAAACAACGAATATAAGCACTGGTTTGACAAAAATGTCATTGGTAATGGTATATCTCCTATTGATGACATTTTTCAAGGGCAAATGGAGAACAGCTTACAATGTAAAAGGTGCGGTTACACTACTTTCAACTATAGCACATTTTATGTTTTATCACTGGCTATACCAAGACGTTCCATGAAGTTGAGTAAACTTGGTAGGTCTACTGAGAAAAGAGTTAAGTTAGAGGATTGTATTAATATGTTTACAAGCGATGAGGTACTCTCTGGTGAAAATGCATGGGATTGCCCACGCTGTGGCCCCACGGCGTCTGTGTCTACATCTGTGTCTGCATTAGAGAATGAGCCATCCATTGTTAAgagtaaaaagaaaaaaagtcgGTTTTTTACATTACATACAGGAACCAAGCGTCGTCATCTCGACTTTTTTGGAGACGGTATTACTGAGGGCCataatagcaataataataatacgACAATCTTTGAACGAGAAAGGTCCAGATCACCCTTCAGGATGTTGGGTGGTAGTGGGAAGAGGTCCAGTTCCAGTACACCGTTCAGTACTGGTGGTAATGATAGTAACAACTCGAGTGATtacaagaacaaaaaattgacaaCAGTGAAAACGATAAATTTTGTAACTTTACCAAAAATCTTAGTCATCCATTTATCGAGATTTTATTACGATTtgaccaagaaaaataacaccGTCGTAACATATCCATTGATACTAAACAttatattgaaaaacaatgACACTATGAAATATAAGCTATTTGGAGTGGTTAACCATACAGGCACATTAATCAGTGGCCATTACACGTCACTGGTGAATAAAGACCTTGAACACAATGTGAATATTGGGCGTTCTAAATGGTACTATTTCGACGATGAGGTTGTCAAGGCAGATAGGAAACATGGATCTGataaaaacttgaaaatttcaagtAGCGATGTCTACGTATTGTTTTATGAAAGGGTTTATGACTAGCaaaattttgcatttttttttttgcaccATAAATATGTATTGCGTATGCACCAGGACgttgaagaatattatttaGTGTTTCTATATTTTATGATAAAACTAGAGATAAAGGGGATAATTAAAACGATATTAAAACGGAAGTCTACACAATGATTATATAGATTATATTATGTATTGGAAATAGAATATAAACACTAGGAAGGTCATAATTTGAAGATCAATTGTAGTAGTAGAGTCTATtacctctttttttttttttcttcatatatttttgtagtttttttAGTTTACTTTAACTCTTCCATTAAGGAAAATAGGTAATAATAGCGATTTCATTGCCATTAC from the Saccharomyces cerevisiae S288C chromosome IX, complete sequence genome contains:
- the AIM20 gene encoding Aim20p (hypothetical protein; overexpression causes cell cycle delay or arrest; green fluorescent protein (GFP)-fusion protein localizes to vacuole; null mutant displays elevated frequency of mitochondrial genome loss; relocalizes from nucleus to cytoplasm upon DNA replication stress; AIM20 has a paralog, SKG1, that arose from the whole genome duplication), coding for MGNVSVAVGTAVGIPIAVGVIIALIFWCKLQRRYKKEEIRDADLEKMVMEEVAVSVYDGFKAEINSSSEASTINEKEANQDLKPCQEKTAKAGYTPAYRRQLNASMGTLRPKKQSTAYTNVPVIFSGEKVNYGMVRDPSYSFMYPLTLSRKETSSLRSASTSNLSSSTENTALHEEIKLDDPYENDFTNYTVNKREFIDSLRPH
- the COA1 gene encoding Coa1p (Mitochondrial inner membrane protein; required for assembly of the cytochrome c oxidase complex (complex IV); interacts with complex IV assembly factor Shy1p during the early stages of assembly), translated to MMLRLVTKGLPKVTPSAAKAVLVRGSLLHSFSTSARFNNSVAEDEAKIVLKDKNRPLRIDRELPDPTTERRKRIAGFLLFSVAIGSALSLIFNYEKTESPIISNTLYYIRRSPATKNILGESIEFDGIIPWVYGELNSVKGRINITFYIKGDKNVTGTVRLVADRNTHDEEFLIHEWSVTAAGQKIDLLAENTKTPI
- the ATG44 gene encoding mitofissin (Mitochondrial fission factor (mitofissin) essential for mitophagy; required for Dmn1p-mediated mitochondrial fission; directly binds to lipid membranes and brings about lipid membrane fragility to facilitate membrane fission; S. pombe homolog complements null mutant) → MTLVGKLVHISIDLVLVSTCLAGIKRNTGLTPKLETLDNQTMRNYMKRYLNLGESVYDYSVATCGSSTYFARK
- the UBP7 gene encoding ubiquitin-specific protease UBP7 (Ubiquitin-specific protease that cleaves ubiquitin-protein fusions; involved in cell cycle progression through S phase; UBP7 has a paralog, UBP11, that arose from the whole genome duplication), with the translated sequence MLDDDKGTAMHPHITPFTPEYSNELLRRVQDLYHEDIKHYYPQLKLEKLLDLLEHTEYLFELYLDSIHHDRPNDALTAFIIGCYYVFLIIPQSLQFQTRNKSYSIYTDLKKMYENEMNMTNVVLMVKKEIGVVLDESVKHGAGIEHRITKKRAFSVPADDLSGQVASLSLDTAAPQDHGLKGTFTEDDAEQSSPVWTAPNLEPNDQLKLALLPEVIPTPAFREPERKTSVPVRPSVLLEDVPSIYHEDDTSFASLNPPFREITADRSVTHRKDSYHSVYMVDSGNLKEDNDDLFNVENDGFIQSLDILQKQSIITAPELFSILSNRVEREKVLLIDLRIPQRSAINHIVAPNLVNVDPNLLWDKQTNTPIYKDDILEHLLKENENFINRNKFDYIVYYTDVKTFMTINFDYAFIFFYLMLTSQKTPLTTVPTTLLGGYEKWKKTLHSYAQEYHISIEDYLYRPYSQKARLQQEQQQQQQQPDSQDSFSAKESSTKVPEPPSWKPPDLPIRLRKRPPPPPPVSMPTTPEIPPPLPPKIMVHSQVSSISRKPPIPAKQHVKKEQLNSNEIIQRKRQHQHQHYDQQILQPQRAYNIPTIERSPNVYVSLSITGLRNLGNTCYINSMIQCLFAAKTFRTLFISSKYKSYLQPIRSNGSHYSPKLSNSLSMLFNKMYLNGGCSVVPTGFLKVINQLRPDLKIPDDQQDTQEFLMILLDRLHDELSDQQHVANDYPNLLLYNADALKVSNNEYKHWFDKNVIGNGISPIDDIFQGQMENSLQCKRCGYTTFNYSTFYVLSLAIPRRSMKLSKLGRSTEKRVKLEDCINMFTSDEVLSGENAWDCPRCGPTASVSTSVSALENEPSIVKSKKKKSRFFTLHTGTKRRHLDFFGDGITEGHNSNNNNTTIFERERSRSPFRMLGGSGKRSSSSTPFSTGGNDSNNSSDYKNKKLTTVKTINFVTLPKILVIHLSRFYYDLTKKNNTVVTYPLILNIILKNNDTMKYKLFGVVNHTGTLISGHYTSLVNKDLEHNVNIGRSKWYYFDDEVVKADRKHGSDKNLKISSSDVYVLFYERVYD